In the Perca flavescens isolate YP-PL-M2 chromosome 20, PFLA_1.0, whole genome shotgun sequence genome, one interval contains:
- the brms1la gene encoding breast cancer metastasis-suppressor 1-like protein-A has translation MPVHRDREKKEITAEEMEVEEQEQEASSSEEEDSDTSSVSEDGDSSEMDEEDCERRRMECLDEMTNLEKQFTDLKDQLYRERLSQVNSKLSEVEAGRAAEYLEPLAVLLENMQVRTKVAGIYRELCLESLKNKYECEIQAACQHWESEKLLLFDTVQSELEEKIRRLEEDRHSIDITSELWNDELSGRKKRRDAFSPDKKRRRPSVVSGPYIVYMLPDLDILEDWTAIRKAVATLGPHRGKSDSDSPVFPFRQDRSRPILNC, from the exons ATGCCGGTGCACCGTGACCGGGAGAAGAAAGAGATCACAGCAGAGGAGATGGAGGTGGAGGAGCAGGAGCAAGAGGCGTCCAGCTCAGAGGAGGAGGATTCTGACACTTCGTCTGTTTCCGAGGATGGAGACAGCTCTG AAATGGATGAGGAGGACTGTGAGCGGAGAAGGATGGAGTGTCTGGATGAAATGACCAACCTGGAGAAACAGTTCACAGATCTCAAAGACCA gctGTATCGTGAGCGTCTCAGTCAGGTGAACAGCAAGCTGTCGGAGGTGGAGGCTGGCCGGGCAGCAGAATATCTGGAGCCTCTGGCTGTACTGTTGGAGAACATGCAGGTCCGCACCAAGGTGGCAg GTATCTACAGAGAGTTGTGTCTGGAGTCCTTGAAGAACAAGTATGAGTGTGAGATTCAGGCTGCATGCCAGCACTGggag agtgagAAGTTGCTGCTGTTTGACACAGTGCAGAGTGAACTGGAGGAGAAAATTCGAAGACTGGAGGAAGACAGACACAGCATAGATATTACATCAG aGTTGTGGAATGATGAGTTATCaggaaggaagaagaggagagatgCTTTCAGTCCCGATAAGAAGAGGAGACGGCCTTCAGTGGTGTCTG GCCCATATATTGTTTACATGCTACCTGACTTGGACATCCTGGAAGACTGGACCGCTATCAGAAAG GCCGTGGCTACGCTGGGTCCCCACAGAGGGAAGTCCGACTCtgacagccctgtgttcccatTCAGACAAGACAGAAGCAGGCCCATTCTCAACTGCtga